From the genome of Lotus japonicus ecotype B-129 chromosome 6, LjGifu_v1.2, one region includes:
- the LOC130726171 gene encoding probable methyltransferase At1g29790, whose translation MGIEAHDQQHSKKLPLSHNQKHKLKSVMLIIFTNLVTIYIFTGPFSFLYHSSLRPSDSNSILQELNSTKAQLAASHSLLSELHHRLNSTNLLIQALLIDLTREQYKQSNRADQNPITLKQENDDSTTSDELNIALGPHKLPFGHSPRIGSDEIHMNIGEACLRLHDELNQYMTYEIGGECPVDDILAESLMLKGCEPLPRRRCHPKSPASYVEPTPLPDSLWKIPPDTSIIWDPYSCKSYQCLVDRKNELGGSNDCKDCFDLQGKEKGRWIFDDGGLDFGIDQVLATKAAGTIRIGLDIGGGTGTFAARMKEWNVTIITSTLNLDGPFNNMVASRGLIPMHVTLSQRLPFFENTLDIVHSMNIIGNWIPDTTLEFLLYDIYRVLRPGGIFWLDHFFCFDSQLNQTYVPMLDRVGFNKLRWHVGSKLDPGVHKNVWYISALMEKPMI comes from the exons ATGGGTATTGAAGCTCATGACCAACAACACTCAAAAAAGCTGCCACTTAGTCACAACCAAAAGCACAAGCTGAAATCCGTTATGCTAATCATTTTCACCAACCTTGTCACCATTTACATTTTCACAGGTCCATTTAGCTTTTTGTACCACTCCTCTCTGAGGCCCAGTGACTCAAACTCTATACTGCAGGAACTCAACTCCACCAAAGCTCAACTTGCTGCCAGTCACTCACTCTTGTCTGAGCTGCACCATAGGCTCAACTCTACCAATTTACTTATCCAG GCTTTGCTTATTGATCTTACTCGCGAACAATACAAGCAATCAAACAGAGCAGATCAGAACCCCATCACTTTGAAGCAGGAAAATGATGATTCCACAACATCTGATGAGCTCAACATTGCACTTGGCCCTCACAAGCTCCCATTTGGGCACTCACCAAGGATAGGATCAGATGAGATTCACATGAATATTGGTGAAGCCTGTTTGAGGCTCCATGATGAGTTAAACCAGTACATGACATATGAGATTGGAGGGGAATGTCCTGTAGATGATATTCTTGCAGAAAGCCTCATGCTCAAAGGGTGTGAACCGCTCCCACGTCGGCGATGCCACCCCAAGTCTCCTGCAAGTTATGTAGAGCCAACACCTTTGCCAGATAGCCTCTGGAAAATCCCTCCAGACACCAGCATTATCTGGGATCCATATTCTTGTAAAAGCTACCAGTGCCTTGTTGATAGAAAGAATGAGCTAGGAGGGTCCAATGACTGCAAGGATTGCTTTGATTTGCAGGGAAAAGAGAAGGGTAGGTGGATCTTTGATGATGGTGGACTTGATTTTGGAATAGACCAAGTTCTCGCGACAAAAGCTGCAGGAACAATCCGTATCGGACTCGACATTGGCGGCGGAACCGGAACATTTGCTGCCAGAATGAAGGAATGGAATGTGACAATCATTACAAGCACTCTGAATTTGGATGGGCCATTCAACAACATggttgcatcaaggggtttgaTACCAATGCACGTTACCCTCTCTCAGAGGCTTCCATTCTTTGAAAACACACTGGATATTGTGCACTCCATGAATATCATTGGGAATTGGATACCAGACACCACGCTTGAGTTTTTGTTGTATGATATATACAGGGTTTTGAGGCCAGGGGGGATATTCTGGCTTGACCATTTCTTCTGCTTTGATTCACAACTCAACCAGACTTATGTGCCAATGTTGGATCGAGTTGGATTCAATAAATTGAGATGGCATGTTGGATCGAAACTTGATCCTGGGGTTCACAAGAATGTGTGGTACATTTCAGCACTGATGGAGAAACCAATGATTTGA
- the LOC130726069 gene encoding uncharacterized protein LOC130726069, whose product MDKVVEEVEKVKREWDEACGKTQLHIKAIADYGKSGRPKDEINSLARLNGMAQDGLALLSSLHFTLDLLAPQLPTEKEVESARVLLESWKTLTQHLRLSLRNANLQAKANLRKAAQEERELLLGGGEESTVRRRNLQTKAGMTSAAESITDSLRRTRQLMVQEVERNTSTLMTLDESTGVLKKAESEYKGHRSLLMRTRNLLSTMQRQDVIDRVIIGLGFLLFSLAVLYVVSKRIGLLTLQRKVTEAIKAGVVGQADLRPQAVADDMNLHQVRDDHVHNTEAPLEQRIHDEL is encoded by the exons ATGGACAAGGTTGTGGAGGAGGTGGAAAAGGTGAAGAGGGAATGGGATGAGGCTTGCGGCAAAACACAACTCCACATCAAGGCAATTGCAGACTACGGAAAATCAGGAAGACCCAAGGATGAGATCAACTCGCTTGCCAGGTTGAATGGGATGGCTCAAGATGGCTTGGCGCTCCTTTCTTCCTTGCATTTCACCCTAGATCTCCTCGCTCCACAATTGCCCACCGAAAAGGAGGTTGAATCTGCTCGTGTCCTGCTCGAATCCTGGAAAACCCTGACTCAACA TTTGCGGCTAAGTCTGAGGAATGCTAATCTGCAAGCCAAGGCTAACTTAAGGAAAGCTGCTCAGGAAGAG AGAGAGCTACTTCTAGGTGGTGGAGAAGAGTCTACAGTTCGCAGACGCAATTTGCA GACAAAAGCGGGAATGACATCTGCTGCAGAGAGCATCACAGATAGCCTTCGTCGTACTCGTCAATTGATGGTTCAG GAAGTCGAAAGAAACACAAGCACACTTATGACTCTTG ATGAATCAACTGGGGTGTTAAAAAAGGCTGAAAGTGAATATAAAGGGCACCGCTCATTGTTGATGAGAACACGAAATCTGCTCTCTACAATGCAACGTCAAGATGTCATAGACAG GGTGATAATCGGGCTTGGCTTCTTATTGTTCTCCCTTGCGGTTCTTTATGTTGTTTCAAAGCGGATCGGACTACTTACGTTGCAGAGAAAGGTTACTGAGGCCATAAAGGCTGGTGTGGTGGGGCAGGCAGATCTAAGACCCCAAGCTGTTGCAGatgatatgaatcttcatcaaGTCAGAGATGATCATGTTCACAATACAGAGGCTCCTTTAGAACAAAGAATTCATGATGAACTTTGA
- the LOC130722055 gene encoding protein FAR1-RELATED SEQUENCE 6, which produces MVKLGSIQQTTFGEMEETSLCCEDLPHGECIEVHKDEDAALIELDSQNGFSEGRKEFDAPAVGMEFESYDDAYNYYICYAKEVGFCVRVKNSWFKRNSREKYGAVLCCSSQGFKRTKDVNHLRKETRTGCPAMMRIRIAESQRWRIIEVILEHNHILGAKIHKSAKKMGNGTKRKSLPSSDSEVQTVKLYRPLVIDAGGNGNLNPSARDDRTFSEMSNKLNVKRGDTQAIYNFLCRMQLTNPNFFYLMDFDDEGHLRNAFWADARSRAACGYFGDVIYFDNTYLSSKYEIPLVVFVGINHHGQSVLLGCGLLAGETTESYIWLFRTWVTCMSGCSPQTIITDRCEALQSAIIEVFPKSHHCFGLSLIMKKVPEKLGGLHNYDGIRKALIKAVYETLKISEFEAAWGIMIQRFGVSDHEWLRSLYEDRVRWAPVFLKDVFFGGMSAARPGESIGPFFGRYVHKQTPLKEFLDKYELALHKKHKEESLADTESRNSSPVLKTRCSLELQLSRMYTREIFMKFQFEVEEMFSCFGTTQLHVDGPIVIYLVKERVLIDGNRREIKDFEVVYSRAAGELRCICSCFNFYGYLCRHALCVLNFNGVEEIPFKYILSRWKKDYKRLHVPDHSSVSADDTDPIQWSNQLFSSALQVVEEGTISLDHYNVALQACEESLSKVHDVDQRQD; this is translated from the exons ATGGTCAAACTGGGTTCCATTCAGCAAACAACATTTGGAGAG ATGGAAGAGACCTCTCTCTGCTGTGAAGATTTGCCACATGGGGAATGTATTGAGGTTCATAAAGATGAAGATGCTGCACTAATTGAATTAGATTCTCAAAATGGGTTTTCTGAAGGAAGAAAGGAATTTGATGCACCTGCTGTTGGAATGGAGTTTGAGTCATATGATGATGCTTACAATTATTATATCTGCTATGCCAAGGAGGTGGGTTTTTGTGTAAGGGTTAAGAATTCATGGTTCAAACGAAATAGCAGAGAAAAATACGGTGCTGTGCTTTGCTGTAGCAGCCAGGGTTTCAAAAGAACAAAAGATGTTAACCATTTGAGAAAAGAGACAAGAACTGGATGTCCTGCAATGATGAGGATTAGGATAGCGGAGTCTCAGAGATGGCGGATAATTGAGGTCATACTTGAACATAACCACATTTTAGGTGCTAAGATACACAAATCAGCTAAGAAGATGGGAAATGGAACTAAAAGGAAGTCATTGCCTAGTTCTGATTCTGAGGTGCAAACAGTTAAGTTATACCGTCCACTTGTGATAGATGCAGGAGGTAATGGTAATTTAAACCCAAGTGCAAGAGATGACCGAACTTTCTCTGAAATGTCTAATAAGTTGAACGTTAAAAGGGGTGACACACAGGCCATTTATAATTTCCTTTGCCGCATGCAATTGACTAATCCAAATTTCTTTTATTTGATGGATTTCGATGATGAAGGGCATTTGAGGAATGCATTCTGGGCTGATGCTAGATCCAGGGCTGCATGTGGTTATTTTGGAGATGTTATATATTTTGACAATACTTATTTGTCAAGCAAATATGAAATCCCTCTTGTGGTTTTTGTTGGAATAAATCACCATGGTCAATCAGTGTTATTAGGCTGTGGTCTACTTGCAGGTGAAACAACAGAGTCTTATATATGGTTGTTTAGAACATGGGTTACATGTATGTCTGGATGTTCTCCCCAAACTATTATTACAGACAGGTGCGAGGCTTTGCAGAGTGCAATCATAGAGGTCTTTCCTAAATCTCATCATTGTTTTGGCTTGTCATTAATTATGAAAAAAGTACCAGAAAAATTGGGAGGGTTGCACAATTATGATGGTATCAGGAAAGCACTTATTAAAGCAGTTTATGAGACATTGAAAATCAGTGAATTTGAAGCAGCATGGGGAATTATGATTCAACGTTTTGGAGTTAGTGATCATGAGTGGCTTCGTTCTCTATATGAAGATCGAGTTCGTTGGGCACCCGTATTTTTGAAGGATGTATTTTTTGGTGGAATGTCTGCAGCACGCCCTGGTGAGAGCATTGGTCCATTTTTTGGTAGATATGTGCACAAACAGACTCCTTTGAAGGAGTTTCTTGATAAGTATGAATTAGCTCTGCACAAGAAGCACAAGGAAGAATCTTTGGCAGATACTGAATCAAGAAACTCAAGCCCTGTGCTGAAAACTAGATGTTCTTTAGAGTTGCAGCTCTCCAGAATGTACACAAGAGAAATATTCATGAAGTTCCAATTTGAAGTGGAAGAAATGTTTTCTTGTTTTGGCACAACACAATTACATGTGGATGGTCCCATCGTAATTTACTTGGTCAAGGAGCGCGTTTTGATCGATGGAAACAGACGGGAGATTAAGGATTTCGAAGTTGTGTACAGTAGGGCAGCAGGTGAACTTCGTTGCATCTGCAGTTGCTTTAACTTCTATGGATATTTATGTCGGCACGCGCTGTGTGTGCTCAATTTTAATGGGGTGGAAGAGATACCTTTCAAGTACATTCTTTCACGGTGGAAGAAAGATTACAAGCGCCTTCATGTTCCTGATCATAGTTCTGTTAGCGCTGATGATACTGACCCTATTCAATGGTCTAATCAGTTATTTAGTAGTGCCCTACAAGTTGTCGAGGAAGGCACAATTTCTCTGGATCATTACAATGTAGCGCTGCAGGCCTGTGAAGAATCACTGAGTAAGGTTCATGATGTAGACCAGAGACAGGACTAA
- the LOC130724413 gene encoding cinnamoyl-CoA reductase 1 isoform X2, with protein sequence MSNPKTEEVVCVTGANGFIGSWLVRTLLEKHNPRYTIHATTFPSSDPTHLFTVHPEAHSRITIFPADILDSAAVSRAIHNCSGVFHVASPCTLDDPEDPHKDLIQPAVQGTLNVLEAAKRAGVRRVVLTSSISALVPNPNWPEGRAVDESSWTDVEFCESRRKWYPVSKTAAERAAWEFKEKQGGAEVVAIHPATCLGPLLQPELNASSAVLQRLMTGYRDTQEHYWLGAVHVKDVARAQVLLFETPTAAGRYLCTNGIYQFSSFASIVSELYPDFPVHRFPEETQPGLTPCKDAAKRLIDLGLVFTPIQDAVRDAVESLIAKGFLELPPTQK encoded by the exons ATGTCTAACCCGAAAACAGAGGAGGTTGTATGCGTCACCGGAGCCAACGGGTTCATCGGCTCATGGCTGGTCCGAACCCTGCTGGAGAAACACAACCCACGCTACACCATCCATGCCACCACCTTCCCCTCCTCCGACCCCACCCACCTCTTCACCGTCCACCCGGAAGCCCATTCCCGCATCACCATCTTCCCCGCCGACATCCTCGACTCCGCCGCCGTCTCCCGCGCCATCCACAACTGCTCCGGCGTCTTCCACGTGGCCTCCCCCTGCACGCTCGACGACCCGGAAGATCCTCACAAGGACCTGATCCAGCCCGCTGTACAGGGAACACTCAACGTCCTCGAAGCTGCCAAGCGCGCCGGCGTGAGGCGCGTGGTGCTCACCTCCTCGATTTCGGCATTGGTCCCGAATCCCAACTGGCCGGAGGGAAGGGCCGTTGATGAGTCGTCGTGGACGGATGTGGAGTTCTGCGAGTCGAGGCGGAAGTGGTACCCGGTGTCGAAGACCGCGGCGGAGAGGGCGGCGTGGGAGTTTAAGGAGAAGCAGGGTGGTGCTGAGGTGGTGGCGATTCATCCTGCCACGTGTTTGGGCCCGCTGCTGCAGCCGGAGTTGAATGCTAGCTCCGCCGTGCTGCAGCGGCTGATGACGGGGTATAGGGACACGCAGGAGCATTACTGGTTGGGTGCGGTGCATGTTAAGGATGTTGCTAGAGCTCAGGTCTTGCTTTTTGAGACCCCCACTGCTGCGGGTAGATATCTATGCACCAATGGTATCTACCAGTTTTCTAGTTTTGCCAGCATTGTGTCTGAATTGTACCCTGATTTCCCTGTTCACAG GTTCCCAGAGGAAACTCAACCTGGCCTTACTCCATGTAAAGATGCAGCAAAGAGGCTAATAGACTTGGGCCTCGTCTTCACACCAATTCAAGATGCTGTGAGAGATGCAGTTGAGAGCCTCATAGCTAAAGGGTTCCTGGAGCTACCACCCACACAGAAATAG
- the LOC130722056 gene encoding actin-depolymerizing factor 2-like: MANAASGMAVHDDCKLRFMELKTKRTYRFIVYKIEDKQVIVEKLGEPGQGYEDFTANLPADECRYAVYDFEYLTEGNVPKSRIFFIAWSPDTSRVRSKMIYASSKDRFKRELDGIQIELQATDPTEMGLDVFKSRAN; this comes from the exons ATG GCCAATGCAGCATCAGGCATGGCAGTCCATGATGACTGCAAGCTAAGGTTTATGGAGCTCAAGACAAAAAGGACATATAGGTTCATAGTTTATAAGATTGAGGATAAGCAAGTCATTGTGGAGAAGCTTGGTGAGCCAGGACAAGGCTATGAAGATTTCACTGCTAACCTTCCTGCTGATGAGTGCCGCTATGCTGTTTATGATTTTGAGTATCTGACTGAAGGAAATGTCCCCAAAAGCAGGATTTTTTTCATTGCATG GTCGCCTGATACATCAAGGGTGAGGAGCAAGATGATTTATGCAAGCTCCAAAGACAGATTCAAGAGGGAGTTGGATGGAATTCAAATTGAGTTGCAAGCAACTGATCCTACTGAGATGGGTCTTGATGTCTTTAAAAGCCGTGCCAACTAA
- the LOC130724413 gene encoding cinnamoyl-CoA reductase 1 isoform X1, which produces MSNPKTEEVVCVTGANGFIGSWLVRTLLEKHNPRYTIHATTFPSSDPTHLFTVHPEAHSRITIFPADILDSAAVSRAIHNCSGVFHVASPCTLDDPEDPHKDLIQPAVQGTLNVLEAAKRAGVRRVVLTSSISALVPNPNWPEGRAVDESSWTDVEFCESRRKWYPVSKTAAERAAWEFKEKQGGAEVVAIHPATCLGPLLQPELNASSAVLQRLMTGYRDTQEHYWLGAVHVKDVARAQVLLFETPTAAGRYLCTNGIYQFSSFASIVSELYPDFPVHRTTCRFPEETQPGLTPCKDAAKRLIDLGLVFTPIQDAVRDAVESLIAKGFLELPPTQK; this is translated from the exons ATGTCTAACCCGAAAACAGAGGAGGTTGTATGCGTCACCGGAGCCAACGGGTTCATCGGCTCATGGCTGGTCCGAACCCTGCTGGAGAAACACAACCCACGCTACACCATCCATGCCACCACCTTCCCCTCCTCCGACCCCACCCACCTCTTCACCGTCCACCCGGAAGCCCATTCCCGCATCACCATCTTCCCCGCCGACATCCTCGACTCCGCCGCCGTCTCCCGCGCCATCCACAACTGCTCCGGCGTCTTCCACGTGGCCTCCCCCTGCACGCTCGACGACCCGGAAGATCCTCACAAGGACCTGATCCAGCCCGCTGTACAGGGAACACTCAACGTCCTCGAAGCTGCCAAGCGCGCCGGCGTGAGGCGCGTGGTGCTCACCTCCTCGATTTCGGCATTGGTCCCGAATCCCAACTGGCCGGAGGGAAGGGCCGTTGATGAGTCGTCGTGGACGGATGTGGAGTTCTGCGAGTCGAGGCGGAAGTGGTACCCGGTGTCGAAGACCGCGGCGGAGAGGGCGGCGTGGGAGTTTAAGGAGAAGCAGGGTGGTGCTGAGGTGGTGGCGATTCATCCTGCCACGTGTTTGGGCCCGCTGCTGCAGCCGGAGTTGAATGCTAGCTCCGCCGTGCTGCAGCGGCTGATGACGGGGTATAGGGACACGCAGGAGCATTACTGGTTGGGTGCGGTGCATGTTAAGGATGTTGCTAGAGCTCAGGTCTTGCTTTTTGAGACCCCCACTGCTGCGGGTAGATATCTATGCACCAATGGTATCTACCAGTTTTCTAGTTTTGCCAGCATTGTGTCTGAATTGTACCCTGATTTCCCTGTTCACAG AACTACATGCAGGTTCCCAGAGGAAACTCAACCTGGCCTTACTCCATGTAAAGATGCAGCAAAGAGGCTAATAGACTTGGGCCTCGTCTTCACACCAATTCAAGATGCTGTGAGAGATGCAGTTGAGAGCCTCATAGCTAAAGGGTTCCTGGAGCTACCACCCACACAGAAATAG